A single genomic interval of Oncorhynchus gorbuscha isolate QuinsamMale2020 ecotype Even-year linkage group LG25, OgorEven_v1.0, whole genome shotgun sequence harbors:
- the LOC124014497 gene encoding oligosaccharyltransferase complex subunit ostc-like encodes MERLYGIPFAVLECPNIKLKKPSWLHMPSAMTVYAIVIVSYFLITGGIIYDVIVEPPSVGSMTDEHGHQRPVAFLAYRVNGQYIMEGLASSFLFTMGGLGFIILDRSNAPNIPKLNRFLLLFIGFVSVLLSFFMARVFMRMKLPGYLMG; translated from the exons ATGGAGAGGTTATACGGTATACCTTTCGCAGTGTTGGAATGTCCAAATATAAAACTCAAAAAGCCGTCATGGTTGCACATGCCCTCTGCTATGACAGTCTATGCGATCGTTATTGTATCGTACTTTCTCATTACTGGAG GCATCATCTACGATGTCATTGTGGAACCACCTAGTGTGGGTTCAATGACTGATGAACATGGGCACCAGCGGCCTGTTGCGTTTTTGGCATACAG AGTGAATGGCCAGTACATCATGGAAGGGTTGGCCTCCAGTTTCCTCTTCACTATGGGAGGCTTGGGCTTCATAATCCTGGATCGCTCCAATGCCCCAAACATCCCTAAACTCAACCGCTTCCTCCTGCTCTTCATTGGTTTTGTAAGCGTCCTGCTCAGCTTCTTCATGGCCAGGGTGTTCATGAGAATGAAACTGCC